The Winogradskyella schleiferi genome has a window encoding:
- a CDS encoding ApeA N-terminal domain 1-containing protein yields MFKENKYFGEVWFKDSEDTKCFCVLELIDDKIFITTNLTEKYTAYQIDVIYGMFTGLGYVTFVNCNIQHSSTGIVETKVYRPKYTFVCAYHLIDPINLKTNEFQIDNAAIVKWVRKMNWYNSIEDKVEKQEDIKHQTVISEDLTLTITKSTTYTSNHDFLRMDNVGYVDFKLGKNLSILESIELYNSFQKLFHFIYGKSVQFKSFNFKCLSCGKWASLYYKDDFNKENISGFITLDYDTINEDLSKIINHWFTNPDITYCADIIIENLLSVKTSHSRRFTNSYSAFEAYSFKFGKTYKNPTVEKYLLEHKELIHRITSIPENEIKGYVSKIVRHRDYLTHRNKIKNNIFSQFELLYISFLLDYIVGIGLMRKMDVSAEVIDKIMLRAKSTYQDMQSVNKLLNKDVLDNS; encoded by the coding sequence ATGTTTAAGGAAAATAAATATTTCGGTGAAGTATGGTTTAAGGATTCAGAGGATACTAAATGCTTCTGTGTTCTTGAATTGATAGATGATAAAATATTTATTACTACAAACCTCACCGAAAAATATACAGCTTATCAAATAGACGTGATTTATGGTATGTTCACAGGTTTGGGCTATGTAACCTTTGTTAACTGTAATATTCAGCACAGTAGTACTGGCATTGTTGAAACTAAAGTTTATAGACCTAAATACACTTTTGTTTGTGCCTATCATCTAATAGACCCTATAAACCTCAAGACAAATGAGTTTCAAATCGATAATGCAGCAATTGTCAAATGGGTAAGAAAAATGAACTGGTATAATTCAATCGAAGATAAGGTTGAAAAACAAGAGGACATAAAACACCAAACAGTTATTTCAGAAGACTTAACGCTAACAATAACAAAATCTACTACATACACTTCCAATCACGACTTTTTAAGAATGGATAACGTAGGCTATGTAGATTTCAAGTTAGGAAAGAATTTGAGTATTCTGGAAAGCATAGAGCTTTACAATTCATTCCAAAAATTATTTCATTTCATTTATGGTAAATCTGTTCAGTTTAAGTCCTTTAATTTTAAATGTTTAAGTTGTGGTAAGTGGGCTTCATTATATTATAAGGATGATTTTAATAAGGAGAATATTTCAGGTTTTATTACACTCGATTATGATACAATTAATGAAGATTTATCTAAAATAATTAATCATTGGTTTACGAATCCAGATATTACGTATTGTGCAGATATAATTATTGAAAATTTACTATCTGTTAAAACAAGTCATAGTAGAAGATTTACAAATTCATACTCTGCTTTTGAAGCCTATAGTTTTAAATTCGGTAAAACATATAAAAATCCAACTGTAGAAAAGTATTTATTAGAGCATAAAGAGTTAATTCATAGAATTACTTCAATTCCTGAAAATGAAATCAAAGGATATGTTTCTAAAATTGTGAGACATAGGGATTATCTAACTCATCGAAATAAGATTAAGAATAACATTTTTTCTCAATTTGAGTTGCTATACATTTCCTTTTTATTGGATTATATAGTTGGTATTGGATTAATGCGCAAAATGGATGTTTCAGCAGAAGTTATAGATAAGATAATGTTAAGAGCAAAATCTACTTATCAAGATATGCAATCAGTCAATAAACTTTTAAATAAAGATGTTTTAGATAACTCATAA
- a CDS encoding Eco57I restriction-modification methylase domain-containing protein — protein sequence MALFQTSVLKTYLTQQDSNIVERAYKKYTKYFHNLTIQENIKNSKEEQYQAKFLDELFVNVLDYTLNPKPDFNITTEFKNQKGAGKADGAILKEAKAIGVIELKGTNTKDLESIRKQAFDYKANQKGCVYVITSNFEKLRFYINDATEFLEFNLFQLAPEEFALMYLCLQKDNILNNLPLTIKEASLVEEDKITKQFYNDYSVFKRELFRDLVKRNAKRIKSEAVNASAVEMSQETDELKALEKNVKLSLFKKSQKLIDRFLFIFFAEDRDLLPPNSTIQILDKWKADIDFGDERPLYNLFKQYFHFLDEGRKGTTSRAEIYAYNGGLFKPDAILDSLEIDDDLLYKHTYKLAKYDFSSQVDVNILGHIFENSLNEIESVNAEIEGGEFDKQKSKRKKDGVFYTPKYITKYIVENTVGKLCQEKKNQLGFKEEAYFEIKKGTHQSTKKQLLEVLDNYRAWLLHITICDPACGSGAFLNQALDFLIKEHRYIDELKAKVLGGGLILSDIENTILENNIYGVDLNEESVEIAKLSLWLRTAQPRRKLNDLSNNIKCGNSLIDSKTVAGDKAFNWQQEFPQIFDKGGFDVIIGNPPWGAKFPELDLKFVKSKHQAIIVRMIDSFMFFMDKSIDLITKDGVIGMIVPDVILYQKDNSKLRERILDETHLNIALNVGDGIFEDVARPSAILIYEKTESIEPIIVGNFNKYKDDDITVIKTYEVEKDLFYSIPNTVIATQNLKGYELLKRYKKCTLKDYIDDDGIQRGVSPDLKDAFIVTEEIIKERKLEVDFIKKTVTGGVDVKRYYTIDSDKYLFYLTKEDNPSDFPNIYKYIEEYLPRITCKEVKQGKHPFYTLHRARNKNIFEKESKVLGVITGDSIITSIDEEKIYPTDGLYLFNSNSKISNKYLSAFLNSKISTYLYRLLSSETGRTLAQVKPVLLSQLPFVEPDKQTVSEVENVYDKISKEIKEFVIIKKKFITYLLHQYNELVVTRKLDNWHELDFADFIKVLNKAIKKAAGTPLTKKDEFEWLELFEDNKKKAQELQTQITQTEKTIDTMVYDLYGLTEEERNIVENS from the coding sequence ATGGCATTATTTCAAACATCAGTATTAAAAACATACCTCACACAGCAAGACAGTAATATAGTAGAGCGTGCCTATAAAAAATACACCAAATATTTTCACAACCTTACCATTCAAGAAAATATTAAAAACTCTAAAGAAGAGCAATACCAAGCCAAGTTTTTAGACGAGTTGTTTGTAAATGTCTTGGATTATACGCTCAATCCAAAGCCTGATTTCAACATTACTACCGAGTTTAAAAACCAAAAAGGAGCAGGTAAAGCAGATGGAGCTATCTTAAAGGAAGCCAAAGCTATTGGAGTTATTGAACTAAAGGGAACCAATACCAAAGATTTAGAAAGCATCCGTAAACAGGCATTCGACTATAAAGCCAATCAAAAAGGCTGTGTGTATGTTATTACGTCCAATTTTGAGAAGTTGCGGTTTTACATCAACGATGCTACCGAGTTTTTAGAGTTTAATCTCTTTCAGTTAGCGCCCGAAGAATTTGCTTTAATGTACCTATGCTTACAAAAGGATAACATTCTTAACAATCTACCACTAACAATAAAAGAAGCCTCTTTAGTTGAGGAAGACAAGATTACCAAACAGTTCTACAACGACTATTCCGTATTTAAACGCGAACTCTTTAGAGACCTCGTAAAACGAAATGCCAAACGCATTAAATCCGAAGCTGTCAATGCGAGCGCAGTCGAGATGTCTCAAGAAACAGACGAACTAAAAGCACTCGAAAAAAACGTAAAATTATCCCTATTCAAAAAATCACAGAAACTCATAGACCGTTTTCTGTTTATTTTCTTTGCCGAAGATAGAGACCTGTTACCACCAAACTCAACCATCCAAATTCTGGACAAGTGGAAAGCCGACATCGATTTTGGAGACGAACGCCCATTATATAACCTCTTTAAACAATACTTTCATTTCTTGGATGAAGGCAGAAAAGGCACAACCTCAAGAGCTGAAATTTATGCCTATAATGGCGGATTGTTTAAACCAGATGCCATTTTAGATAGTTTGGAGATTGATGATGATTTGCTGTACAAACACACCTACAAACTCGCTAAATACGATTTTAGCTCACAAGTAGATGTCAATATTTTAGGACACATCTTTGAAAACTCACTTAACGAGATTGAAAGTGTTAATGCCGAAATTGAAGGTGGCGAGTTCGATAAGCAAAAGAGTAAGCGTAAAAAAGATGGCGTGTTCTACACACCCAAATACATTACCAAATACATTGTAGAAAATACTGTTGGTAAACTCTGCCAAGAGAAAAAAAACCAATTAGGTTTTAAGGAAGAAGCCTATTTCGAAATAAAAAAGGGGACACACCAAAGTACCAAAAAGCAACTATTAGAGGTTTTAGATAATTACAGAGCGTGGTTACTGCATATAACCATTTGCGACCCAGCTTGTGGCTCTGGAGCATTCTTAAACCAAGCGTTAGATTTTCTTATTAAAGAACACCGTTACATTGATGAGCTAAAAGCAAAAGTATTAGGTGGTGGCCTTATATTAAGCGATATAGAAAACACCATTTTAGAAAACAATATTTATGGTGTGGACCTCAATGAAGAATCTGTAGAAATTGCTAAACTATCGCTTTGGTTACGTACAGCACAACCACGCCGAAAACTAAACGATTTAAGCAACAATATTAAATGTGGTAACTCATTAATTGATAGCAAAACCGTAGCAGGAGATAAAGCCTTTAATTGGCAACAAGAATTTCCACAGATATTTGATAAAGGTGGTTTTGATGTAATAATTGGAAATCCGCCTTGGGGAGCTAAATTTCCCGAATTAGATTTGAAATTTGTTAAAAGCAAGCATCAAGCTATAATAGTAAGAATGATAGATTCATTTATGTTCTTTATGGACAAATCTATTGACTTGATTACCAAAGATGGAGTTATTGGAATGATTGTTCCTGATGTTATCCTATATCAAAAGGATAATTCAAAACTTCGAGAAAGAATATTAGATGAAACACATCTAAATATCGCTTTAAATGTTGGAGATGGAATTTTTGAAGATGTAGCTCGACCATCAGCTATTTTAATTTACGAAAAAACGGAATCTATAGAGCCTATAATAGTAGGTAATTTTAATAAATATAAGGATGACGACATTACTGTTATAAAAACCTATGAAGTAGAGAAAGACTTATTTTATTCTATTCCTAATACAGTAATCGCAACACAAAATTTAAAGGGATATGAACTTTTAAAACGTTATAAGAAGTGTACTTTAAAAGATTATATTGATGATGATGGAATACAAAGAGGTGTTAGTCCAGATTTAAAAGATGCATTTATTGTTACTGAAGAAATAATTAAAGAAAGAAAATTAGAAGTAGATTTTATTAAAAAAACTGTTACAGGTGGTGTAGATGTAAAACGCTATTATACTATTGATTCAGATAAATATTTGTTTTACCTAACAAAGGAAGATAATCCTTCAGATTTTCCTAATATTTATAAATACATTGAGGAGTATTTACCAAGAATTACTTGCAAAGAAGTTAAACAGGGTAAACATCCATTTTACACTTTACACAGAGCAAGAAATAAAAATATATTTGAGAAAGAAAGTAAAGTTTTAGGTGTCATAACAGGAGACAGTATAATTACTTCAATCGATGAAGAAAAAATATATCCTACCGATGGGTTATACTTATTCAATAGCAATTCAAAAATTTCAAATAAATATTTATCTGCATTTTTAAATTCAAAAATTTCAACTTACTTATATAGACTTCTTTCCTCTGAAACAGGAAGAACTTTAGCACAAGTAAAACCTGTGTTGTTATCGCAATTACCATTTGTTGAACCTGATAAGCAAACAGTATCAGAAGTTGAAAATGTCTATGATAAGATTTCAAAGGAAATTAAGGAGTTTGTCATTATTAAGAAAAAATTCATAACCTATTTATTGCACCAATACAATGAATTAGTTGTAACCCGCAAACTCGATAACTGGCACGAGTTAGACTTTGCAGACTTTATAAAAGTACTCAACAAAGCCATTAAAAAAGCAGCTGGCACACCGCTTACCAAAAAAGACGAGTTTGAGTGGTTAGAACTCTTCGAGGATAACAAGAAAAAAGCCCAAGAGTTACAAACCCAAATCACCCAAACAGAAAAAACAATTGATACGATGGTGTACGATTTATATGGCTTAACAGAAGAAGAACGAAACATTGTAGAAAATAGTTAA
- a CDS encoding P-loop NTPase family protein produces the protein MRTNKTRDIGSLLSYFPKSIHNTQPQNVMQNRTVIDRRHLWNIFEKTFYKIHGKKLKQNPDAINNLKVLFYYFLQEDEFFKCENLRNDISKPSFQKGLLIIGGFGLGKTDYFKVFEIIFQRINHLRFKYYTSKKLVTDYEKCQTPFDKDSLFRDAERKLMFIDDINSEREASNYGKVDVIEEILYRRYDNRLKTYTTCNYTTRDNCAKQTLEDLGKRYGGRIYDRFFEMFNIIEFKGTSFR, from the coding sequence ATGAGAACCAATAAAACGAGAGATATAGGAAGTTTGTTAAGCTACTTCCCTAAATCCATTCATAACACCCAACCTCAAAACGTTATGCAAAACAGGACCGTTATTGACAGAAGACATTTGTGGAATATTTTTGAAAAAACTTTTTATAAAATACACGGTAAGAAGTTAAAGCAAAATCCTGATGCAATAAATAATCTCAAAGTACTTTTTTATTATTTTTTACAAGAAGATGAATTTTTTAAATGTGAAAATTTAAGAAATGACATATCAAAACCTTCATTCCAAAAAGGACTTTTAATAATTGGTGGTTTTGGCTTGGGAAAAACAGACTATTTTAAGGTTTTTGAAATTATTTTTCAACGGATTAATCATCTCAGATTTAAATATTATACTTCTAAAAAATTGGTAACAGACTATGAGAAATGTCAAACACCATTTGATAAGGACAGTTTATTTAGAGATGCAGAACGAAAGCTGATGTTTATAGATGATATAAATTCTGAAAGGGAGGCAAGTAATTATGGTAAAGTGGATGTCATCGAGGAAATTTTATATAGAAGATATGATAATCGATTAAAGACTTATACAACTTGTAATTATACTACACGAGATAATTGTGCCAAGCAAACATTAGAAGACTTGGGCAAACGTTATGGAGGGCGAATTTATGACCGATTTTTTGAAATGTTCAACATTATTGAATTTAAAGGAACGAGTTTCAGGTAA
- a CDS encoding helix-turn-helix domain-containing protein, whose protein sequence is MKSKEIRIYNITPQGLKNVVENAINLALEKATLNSLPESTSSDELLTVEETLNYLKCSKQALWNWRKNGILPSYRMGNRVYYKKSDILSKLVKQG, encoded by the coding sequence ATGAAGTCAAAAGAAATAAGAATATATAACATTACACCACAAGGTTTAAAGAACGTGGTGGAAAATGCCATAAATCTTGCTTTAGAGAAAGCGACTTTAAATAGCCTTCCAGAATCAACTTCAAGTGACGAACTCTTAACAGTAGAAGAAACCCTGAATTATCTAAAATGTTCCAAACAAGCTTTATGGAACTGGCGCAAAAATGGTATTCTTCCTAGCTATCGCATGGGTAATCGTGTGTACTATAAGAAATCTGATATTTTATCAAAACTGGTTAAACAAGGATAG
- a CDS encoding site-specific integrase yields MTKVINSTSGTVKYRLKDTKARNETSIVLDYSFGRKNRIKFSTGYKVNPKNWDKANQRIRAVSTIKNREKVNSDLQHFSSEFTKSITELEEGQKDDKNILKALLQKIIRGAENSQIELKSFFNYADEFISRKENQSKNIRNVKLSPITVRSYKQTVNRLKDFDKELKYQLDFNKIDLKFYYAFVQHLEQKNYSTNTIGKHIKNLKTILNAATEDGFNTNFKYKHRDFKAVSKESVSIYLTEPEIDALYDVDLSKNKDWELARDIFLVGYYTGQRVSDYNGLNENQIKEFDGIEVIEFNQKKTGKKLYVPMHPRLKELFKVRHNGSPPRELNAPDINEYIKEAGRIAKIDDEIIVEKVTDCKVQNVNVPKYSLIMSHTARRSFCTNAYLAKMPVIDIMAISGHSTEREFYKYIKITPKERAVKISESSFFKN; encoded by the coding sequence ATGACTAAAGTAATAAATTCAACTTCAGGTACAGTCAAATACAGATTGAAAGATACTAAGGCTAGAAACGAAACATCAATTGTATTAGATTATAGTTTCGGAAGAAAAAACCGAATAAAATTTTCAACTGGCTATAAGGTTAATCCAAAGAATTGGGATAAAGCTAACCAAAGAATACGAGCAGTCTCAACGATTAAGAATCGCGAAAAAGTAAATAGTGATTTACAACATTTCTCTTCAGAGTTTACTAAAAGTATAACTGAATTAGAGGAGGGCCAAAAAGACGATAAAAATATACTCAAAGCTCTTTTGCAAAAGATTATTAGGGGAGCGGAAAATTCACAAATTGAATTGAAGTCCTTTTTTAATTACGCAGATGAATTTATTAGTCGAAAGGAAAATCAGTCCAAAAATATAAGAAATGTAAAATTAAGCCCAATTACAGTTAGGTCTTATAAACAAACTGTGAACAGATTAAAAGATTTTGATAAGGAATTAAAATATCAGCTAGATTTCAATAAGATAGACCTAAAATTCTATTATGCTTTTGTTCAACATTTGGAACAAAAAAATTATTCCACAAATACGATAGGAAAGCACATTAAAAATCTGAAAACTATTTTAAATGCAGCAACAGAAGATGGGTTTAATACAAATTTTAAATACAAGCATAGAGATTTTAAAGCCGTTAGCAAAGAATCAGTATCTATTTATTTAACAGAACCTGAAATTGACGCACTTTACGATGTTGATTTATCAAAAAATAAAGATTGGGAACTGGCAAGAGATATTTTTCTGGTTGGGTATTATACAGGACAACGTGTGTCAGACTACAACGGTTTAAATGAAAATCAGATAAAGGAATTTGATGGTATTGAGGTTATCGAATTCAATCAGAAGAAAACTGGAAAAAAGCTATATGTGCCTATGCATCCAAGGTTAAAAGAACTATTTAAAGTTCGTCATAATGGTAGCCCACCAAGGGAGCTAAACGCGCCCGACATTAATGAATATATCAAAGAAGCTGGTCGCATAGCAAAGATTGATGATGAAATTATTGTAGAAAAAGTCACCGATTGTAAAGTACAGAATGTCAATGTGCCAAAATATAGTCTTATAATGTCGCATACTGCTAGACGATCCTTTTGTACCAATGCGTATTTAGCTAAAATGCCAGTAATTGATATAATGGCTATTAGTGGGCATTCTACCGAACGAGAATTTTACAAATATATTAAGATTACTCCAAAAGAGAGAGCTGTGAAAATTTCAGAATCGAGTTTTTTTAAAAATTAA
- a CDS encoding sugar porter family MFS transporter: protein MKKGAFLLLIAAVSALGGLLFGYDTGVINGAQFYLTEYFDLSDGLKGWVVGSALLGCFVGAIIAGPLSIKIGRKWSLIISAIFFTVSAYGSGLPEIFPQSVTMLVIFRIIGGLGIGVASMNAPMYIAEIAPSNIRGRMVTYYQLAIVIGFFVVFLATYFIGNDLSVAENIEFGWRRMFWSELVPSILFLVLLFLVPKSPRWLALKGKDDEALAVLQKINGEEMASKEILLIKNSLSENNDGIKVDYFSKAILAIIVIGTVLSVLQQFTGINAVLYYGADIFEKSLGFGKEDVLAQQILLAFVNLVFTFVAMFTVDKFGRKPLLYIGSVGMIIGFLLLAITLQQNSVGVLSLIGVLVFIASFALSMGPVVWVLLSEMFPNKIRSVAMSVAVAAQWAANYVVSQSFPVVMGSEMNNSATWNGSLPYYIFIAFILVIVFITYKFIPETKGKSLEEIEEFWE, encoded by the coding sequence ATGAAAAAAGGTGCTTTCTTATTATTAATTGCGGCAGTCTCAGCTTTAGGAGGCTTACTATTTGGTTACGATACAGGTGTTATCAATGGCGCCCAGTTTTACCTCACGGAATATTTTGATTTAAGTGATGGGTTAAAAGGTTGGGTCGTAGGAAGCGCTCTTTTAGGGTGTTTTGTAGGTGCTATTATTGCTGGGCCGTTGAGTATAAAAATAGGAAGAAAATGGTCTCTGATTATTTCGGCAATATTCTTTACGGTTTCGGCCTATGGATCTGGATTGCCAGAGATTTTTCCGCAATCGGTAACCATGCTAGTGATTTTTAGAATTATAGGTGGTTTAGGTATTGGTGTAGCATCAATGAATGCGCCCATGTATATCGCTGAGATTGCACCTTCAAATATTAGAGGTCGCATGGTGACCTATTACCAACTGGCTATTGTAATTGGCTTTTTTGTGGTATTCTTAGCAACCTATTTTATTGGAAATGACTTAAGCGTAGCAGAAAATATAGAATTCGGCTGGCGTCGTATGTTTTGGTCAGAATTAGTACCAAGTATTTTGTTTTTGGTACTATTATTCCTTGTTCCCAAAAGTCCAAGATGGTTAGCTTTAAAAGGAAAAGACGACGAAGCTCTAGCTGTTTTACAAAAAATTAATGGAGAAGAAATGGCATCAAAAGAAATCCTTTTGATTAAAAATTCATTGAGCGAAAATAATGATGGTATAAAGGTTGACTATTTTTCTAAAGCCATATTAGCCATTATTGTAATAGGCACTGTACTTTCTGTGTTACAACAATTTACAGGGATTAACGCTGTATTATATTATGGCGCAGATATTTTTGAAAAGTCTCTTGGCTTCGGAAAAGAAGATGTACTTGCGCAACAAATACTTTTAGCTTTTGTGAATTTGGTATTTACTTTTGTGGCGATGTTTACTGTCGATAAATTTGGTAGAAAACCATTACTTTATATTGGATCTGTCGGAATGATTATTGGGTTTTTGCTTTTGGCCATAACGCTTCAACAAAATAGTGTTGGTGTTTTGTCTTTAATAGGTGTATTGGTTTTTATTGCATCTTTCGCATTGTCTATGGGACCAGTGGTTTGGGTGTTGCTATCAGAAATGTTTCCAAATAAAATACGAAGTGTTGCCATGTCGGTAGCAGTGGCAGCACAATGGGCAGCCAATTATGTAGTCTCTCAATCGTTTCCTGTAGTTATGGGCAGTGAAATGAACAATAGTGCCACTTGGAATGGATCATTGCCTTATTATATATTCATAGCATTTATACTTGTTATTGTATTTATAACCTATAAGTTTATACCTGAGACTAAAGGGAAGAGTTTAGAAGAAATAGAAGAATTCTGGGAATAA
- a CDS encoding endonuclease/exonuclease/phosphatase family protein, translated as MKYLVVIVLVISSFGFAQDFSVMSYNIKLDYPKEGENSWTNRKPFFFNQIKFYEPDVLGVQEAMPNQMKDMDSLLVDYSYVGVGRDDAKSEGEFSAVFYKADKFNVINSGTFWLSETPDKVSMGWDAVCNRVCTYVLLEDKNSGKKFWTFNTHFDHVGKEARKNSATLIIEKIKELNTANHAVVLTGDFNMEPDHESIKYIKTELKDSKEIAKLDFGPEGTFNGFHFDKPVTRRIDFAFVSENVEVSKYAVLSDNWNLHYPSDHMPIFIKINF; from the coding sequence ATGAAATATTTAGTAGTTATAGTTTTAGTCATTTCAAGTTTTGGTTTTGCTCAAGATTTTTCAGTAATGTCTTATAATATCAAATTAGATTACCCAAAAGAAGGTGAAAATAGTTGGACCAATAGAAAACCGTTTTTTTTCAATCAAATAAAGTTTTACGAACCTGATGTTTTAGGCGTGCAAGAAGCGATGCCAAACCAAATGAAAGACATGGACAGTCTTTTGGTAGATTATAGCTATGTTGGTGTTGGACGTGATGATGCTAAAAGTGAAGGCGAATTTTCAGCTGTATTTTATAAAGCGGATAAGTTCAACGTTATTAATTCGGGTACGTTTTGGTTATCTGAAACGCCTGATAAGGTCAGTATGGGTTGGGATGCAGTGTGTAATAGAGTGTGTACGTATGTATTATTGGAAGATAAAAATTCTGGTAAAAAGTTTTGGACATTCAATACGCATTTCGATCATGTAGGCAAAGAAGCTCGAAAGAACAGTGCAACCCTAATCATTGAAAAAATAAAGGAGCTCAACACAGCCAATCATGCAGTAGTATTAACAGGCGATTTTAATATGGAGCCAGACCATGAAAGTATAAAATACATAAAAACAGAATTGAAAGATTCAAAAGAAATAGCAAAACTCGATTTTGGTCCAGAAGGTACCTTTAACGGTTTTCATTTTGACAAGCCTGTAACAAGACGCATCGATTTTGCATTTGTAAGCGAAAATGTTGAGGTTTCTAAGTATGCGGTTTTAAGCGATAATTGGAATTTGCATTATCCTTCAGATCATATGCCTATTTTCATTAAAATAAATTTTTAA
- a CDS encoding family 43 glycosylhydrolase has product MKNIYILALILLAFSCNNTAEKTEVGSNASDKTENQNKEQTYINPLDIDYTYMVYNSSKNKSYRSGADPAVIEFKGEYYMFVTRSFGYWHSTDLVNWKFIKPKQWFFEGSNAPTAFNYKDSLVYFAGDPAGYGSILYTDDPKKGKWTPTASISNNIQDSELFIDDDGKTYLYWGSSNVHPLRVKMLNKDDRFLETGERKELFNLNEEEHGWERFGENNFHPTLKEGYMEGASMTKHNGKYYLQYAAPGTQFNVYADGVYVGETPLGPFEYMKNNPMSFKPGGFTNGAGHGITVKQTNGQYWHFATMALASNAQWERRLCMFPTYFDDEGLMYTNTAYGDYPRFGPSHSTKAGLHNGWMLLSYKGDVTVSSSLKQVMKFTSNDDEVEVTELPVETNAKGQITSKVLTDENPKTFWVAEANDGTQWVTIEMQNEGTIHALQLNFHDHESGIYTRVEGLRHRFTIETSEDGTNWQTVVDRSKSDIDAPNAYIVLDKPIKAKYVRYKNLEVPGANFAMSEIRVFGLGLGDRPEQVSGFEINREKDRRDVSFSWNPIEGAQGYNIRWGIAKDKLYQSWLVYDTNEHFIRCLDRDTPYYFSIEAFNENGISEKSEIVFVE; this is encoded by the coding sequence ATGAAAAACATATACATTCTAGCATTAATTTTACTCGCTTTTTCATGCAATAATACAGCTGAAAAAACTGAGGTTGGCTCTAATGCAAGTGACAAAACAGAAAACCAAAACAAAGAGCAGACCTATATCAACCCATTGGATATAGACTACACGTATATGGTTTACAATTCAAGCAAAAACAAATCGTACCGCTCTGGTGCAGATCCTGCAGTTATTGAATTTAAAGGTGAATATTATATGTTCGTAACACGGTCTTTTGGCTATTGGCATTCTACCGATTTGGTCAACTGGAAATTCATCAAACCAAAACAATGGTTTTTCGAAGGTAGTAATGCACCAACAGCTTTCAACTATAAGGATTCGTTAGTTTATTTTGCTGGTGATCCGGCGGGTTATGGTAGTATTCTTTACACAGACGATCCTAAGAAAGGCAAATGGACACCAACCGCTTCGATTTCCAATAATATTCAGGATTCAGAATTGTTTATTGATGATGATGGCAAGACGTATTTGTATTGGGGAAGTTCTAATGTGCACCCACTTCGTGTGAAAATGCTGAATAAAGATGATCGTTTTTTAGAAACAGGTGAAAGAAAGGAATTATTTAATCTTAACGAAGAAGAACACGGTTGGGAACGTTTTGGAGAAAACAACTTTCATCCGACGTTAAAGGAAGGTTACATGGAAGGGGCTTCCATGACCAAACACAACGGAAAATATTATCTGCAATATGCAGCACCAGGCACACAATTTAATGTATATGCGGATGGCGTTTATGTAGGAGAAACACCACTCGGACCTTTTGAATATATGAAAAATAATCCCATGAGTTTCAAACCAGGTGGATTTACAAATGGTGCTGGTCATGGTATTACGGTAAAGCAAACCAATGGTCAATATTGGCATTTTGCGACGATGGCATTAGCGTCTAATGCACAATGGGAACGGCGTCTTTGTATGTTTCCAACGTATTTTGATGATGAAGGCTTAATGTATACGAACACGGCTTATGGTGATTATCCACGTTTTGGACCAAGCCATTCAACCAAAGCAGGACTTCATAATGGATGGATGCTATTGTCTTATAAAGGTGATGTCACCGTATCTTCTTCTTTAAAGCAAGTGATGAAATTCACTTCTAATGACGATGAAGTTGAAGTCACCGAGTTACCAGTTGAAACCAATGCTAAAGGACAAATAACGTCTAAAGTATTAACAGACGAAAACCCAAAAACCTTTTGGGTTGCGGAAGCGAATGATGGTACTCAATGGGTAACTATTGAGATGCAGAATGAAGGAACTATTCACGCTTTACAACTAAATTTTCACGATCACGAATCTGGTATTTATACACGTGTTGAAGGCTTAAGACATCGTTTTACGATTGAAACGTCCGAAGATGGTACTAACTGGCAAACCGTAGTTGACCGAAGTAAAAGTGATATTGATGCACCAAATGCCTATATTGTGCTAGATAAGCCTATCAAGGCAAAGTACGTACGTTATAAGAATCTGGAAGTGCCAGGTGCTAACTTTGCGATGTCCGAAATTAGAGTGTTCGGATTAGGCTTAGGTGATCGACCAGAACAAGTTTCAGGATTTGAAATAAATAGAGAAAAAGACCGCAGAGATGTGTCATTCTCTTGGAATCCTATAGAAGGCGCTCAAGGTTATAACATACGTTGGGGAATTGCTAAAGATAAGTTATACCAATCTTGGTTAGTATACGATACCAACGAGCATTTTATCCGTTGCTTAGATCGAGATACGCCTTATTATTTTAGTATTGAAGCGTTTAATGAGAATGGAATTTCAGAAAAAAGTGAAATTGTATTTGTTGAATAA